The genomic DNA GCAGACTGTGCCAGTGTACTGGAGGTAATAGCTGGCCCTGATGCATTTGATGATACTGCAGCTGCCAAAGAGGTGCCCTGTTATACCAGTGCGTTGGATCACCCAGGACCTTATAAAGTGGCTTGCTTAGCGGGAACCCTAAGCAATGGAGGGTTACAACCAGAAATAAAGGAACATACATTGCGTAGCTTGGAACTTTTAAAGAAAGCAGGGAACCAGGTAGATAATGTTCACTTTGAGCTACTTACATATGCACTGCCTACGTACTATATATTGGTAAATGCCGAAGCAAGTACCAATTTGGCCCGTTTTGATGGCATTCGTTACGGTTATCGAAGTAGCCATGCTACTACGCTGGAAGAGGTCTATACCAAATCAAGAACGGAAGGATTTGCTAAGGAGGTGAAAAAGCGGATTATGTTAGGTGCCTTTGTATTGAGCGATTCTCAATGTGAAACGCACTATGTCAAGGCATTAAAGGTGCGTAATATGATTAAAAAAGCCATGCAAGATATCTTGAACCATTATGATTTTATCATATTGCCTACCACTACTACTACCGCTTTTAAGGTAAATAGTTTTGCAAGTAATCCATTGTCCATGTATTGGGGTGATCTCTATACCGTGCTGGCATCTGTAGCTGGCTTACCGGCTATTTCTTTACCAAATGGAGTGGACCAAAAGAATTTGCCTATTGGTATACAAGTGATTGGTAACTACTTTGAAGAAGCCAAACTACTTGCCTTTGCAAGCCAGTTTGAAGCTATTGTGCAATAAGGAGTTTGTATCTTACTTTTTGCTTGATAAAGAAGTAAGTAAAAAATCAAGCCCTGTGCAAAAAGTAACATTTTATAAATGATTTATATATATGGAAGTTCAAATTATAAACCAATCACACCACCCACTGCCTGCTTATGCTACATTGGGGGCTAGCGGTATGGATTTGCGTGCTTTTACGCCTAATCCTATTTCGTTGGCTGCTGGCCAGAGGCTACTCATTGCTACCGGTATCTCTATTGCTTTACCAGAGGGATATGAGGCACAAGTAAGACCACGTAGCGGCTTGGCATTGCATCATGGAATTACAGTATTAAATAGCCCTGGAACCGTTGATGCAGATTATAGAGGAGAAATAAAAGTATTACTTATCAACCTCTCTGATCAATCCTTTGTAGTGCACGATGGGGATAGAATTGCACAGCTGGTTGTCGCTAAATATGCATCGGTTTGCTGGAAGGTAGTACCGGTTTTAGACCAAACGGCTAGGGGAGTGGGAGGGCATGGTAGTACTGGCAAAAACTAGCCCTCGTTTTGCATGATTTCATCTAAAAGATCGCATATGGCTGTATAGGAAGTAGCCGTTACCAAGCTGGATCGGTATGCTTTTATGCCCACTATACCTCTAAAGTAATTGGTATAGTGGCGCCTCATTTCTAGTATGCCTGTTCGTTCGCCTTTCCATTGTATGGCATGCACCAAATGTTTTTTGACCGTTTCAATCCTTTCTGTTAGGGTAGGAGGGGGCAGTAGGTTGCCTGTTGCATGATAGTGTTTGATCTCTCGGAAAATCCAAGGATAACCAATGCTGGCACGGCCAACCATAATGCCATCCACTCCATATTTATTTTTATAGGCAATGGCCTTAGCAGGGCTGTCGATGTCTCCATTTCCAAAAATGGGAATGTGAATACTGGGATCTGCTTTTACCGAGGCAATATAGCTCCAGTCTGCTGACCCTTTATACATTTGTTGCC from Cardinium endosymbiont of Philonthus spinipes includes the following:
- the dut gene encoding dUTP diphosphatase: MEVQIINQSHHPLPAYATLGASGMDLRAFTPNPISLAAGQRLLIATGISIALPEGYEAQVRPRSGLALHHGITVLNSPGTVDADYRGEIKVLLINLSDQSFVVHDGDRIAQLVVAKYASVCWKVVPVLDQTARGVGGHGSTGKN
- the gatA gene encoding Asp-tRNA(Asn)/Glu-tRNA(Gln) amidotransferase subunit GatA, with translation MLCHPYSFNALRPLLASQKVTSIEVVRQFLQHIHTQKDLNAFVNIYDQEIVEQAEVVNQKIKADKGGALAGMVIGLKDMVAYKDHPLQAGSKILTNYISPFDATVTERLLAADALIIGHQNCDEFGMGSSSENDYFGTVLNPLDKTRVAGGSSGGSAAAVKAKMCHVSIGTDTGGSVRQPAAFCGLVGLKPSYGRISRHGLVAYASSFDTAGIFAHTVADCASVLEVIAGPDAFDDTAAAKEVPCYTSALDHPGPYKVACLAGTLSNGGLQPEIKEHTLRSLELLKKAGNQVDNVHFELLTYALPTYYILVNAEASTNLARFDGIRYGYRSSHATTLEEVYTKSRTEGFAKEVKKRIMLGAFVLSDSQCETHYVKALKVRNMIKKAMQDILNHYDFIILPTTTTTAFKVNSFASNPLSMYWGDLYTVLASVAGLPAISLPNGVDQKNLPIGIQVIGNYFEEAKLLAFASQFEAIVQ